One segment of Anguilla anguilla isolate fAngAng1 chromosome 1, fAngAng1.pri, whole genome shotgun sequence DNA contains the following:
- the LOC118231215 gene encoding uncharacterized protein LOC118231215 isoform X1, which produces MVAGLYPSVLLLMGLQRQLCDGTVIYSSVGASVALPCGTNAHRSCSAVLWRFREMFMFDDDLVQDGKVTDIKTNRARRLRVGPDCSLLISNLTSEDGGQYTCQDGAISPSTSLQLLNITVTPNTGLIARTTVSLNCYLSVATGLVFCNHTGISFRWVSENGAELWGNRYKISHLSACHSTMAVELTRTDHNKHWRCQLIEGKEVKTTQSYVTKLIDGVEEVFASVGGSVTLPCTDIATPGAGEIFQWSVGEKTLITQIQEDHVTSSDENDATTLADRKIQGFIMKPDSSLLIKSVTPAHSGYYQCSQLNGSGLIFTHRRILFHTLEVPNSLSVNRDHAGVPPQQNFSFTLTCSLTCADACDKNMNLTWSHSAGGHQGASSVVQVNNTLMSQLFVPELRVSERLACIVLREGAEKARQEWAVQADYALPVIVSCVLLLILLLCVAVMGTCWKRKHKTHTESAYANFRVEKNMALYEECGEPACRTDPEKRNLEGEQSEAISTVYVLQSAVNQE; this is translated from the exons ATGGTCGCAGGCCTGTATCCCTCGGTTCTGCTTCTGATGGGATTACAAAGGCAATTATGTG atGGGACAGTAATCTACTCATCAGTAGGGGCCAGTGTGGCTCTACCATGTGGCACAAATGCCCACAGATCCTGCTCAGCAGTCCTTTGGAGATTCAGGGAGATGTTCATGTTTGATGATGATTTAGTCCAAGATGGGAAGGTGACAGACATCAAGACGAACAGAGCCAGGAGACTGAGGGTGGGTCCAGACTGCTCGCTGCTCATATCTAATCTGACTTCAGAGGATGGAGGACAGTACACCTGCCAGGATGGAGCCATCTCTCCCAGCACAAGTCTTCAGCTGCTCAACA TTACCGTGACCCCAAACACTGGCCTCATTGCCAGAACAACAGTCTCTCTAAATTGCTACTTGTCTGTCGCCACTGGCCTTGTGTTTTGCAACCACACTGGGATAAGTTTCCGCTGGGTAAGTGAGAATGGTGCCGAGTTATGGGGCAACAGGTATAAGATCTCCCATCTATCTGCATGCCACTCCACAATGGCAGTGGAACTCACAAGGACAGACCATAATAAGCACTGGAGGTGTCAACTGATTGAGGGGAAGGAAGTGAAGACAACACAGAGCTATGTCACCAAACTCATAG ATGGTGTAGAGGAAGTGTTTGCATCAGTGGGAGGGTCTGTGACTTTGCCCTGCACTGACATTGCAACCCCTGGCGCAGGAGAAATTTTTCAGTGGTCTGTTGGAGAAAAGACACTGATCACTCAGATCCAGGAAGATCATGTCACATCGTCAGATGAGAATGATGCCACAACCCTGGCCGACAGAAAGATCCAAGGTTTTATAATGAAGCCAGACTCTTCATTACTAATTAAGTCTGTGACCCCAGCACACTCCGGGTATTACCAGTGTTCACAACTCAATGGCTCAGGCCTCATCTTCACACACAGAAGAATActgttccacacactggagG TTCCCAATTCTCTCTCAGTGAATAGAGACCACGCCGGTGTTCCTCCCCAGCAAAACTTCAGCTTCACTCTAACCTGCTCACTCACCTGCGCAGATGCCTGtgataaaaacatgaatttgacTTGGAGTCACAGTGCAGGAGGCCACCAAGGTGCCAGCAGTGTTGTGCAAGTAAACAACACCCTGATGTCCCAGCTGTTTGTCCCTGAGCTTCGGGTCTCGGAGAGGCTTGCGTGCATCGTGCTGAGAGAGGGGGCTGAAAAAGCCAGGCAAGAGTGGGCAGTACAAG CGGATTATGCTTTGCCTGTTATAGTAAGCTGCGTCCTTCTACTGATACTGTTACTCTGTGTTGCTGTTATGGGAACCTGTTGGAAGAGGAAGCACAAGACACACACTG AAAGTGCATATGCCAATTTCAGAGTGGAGAAAAAT ATGGCTCTTTATGAGGAGTGTGGGGAGCCAGCCTGTAGGACAGATCCAGAGAAAAGGAACCTGGAAGGCGAACAGTCAGAAGCAATAAGCACCGTTTATGTCCTGCAGTCAGCTGTGAACCAGGAATAA
- the LOC118231215 gene encoding uncharacterized protein LOC118231215 isoform X4 yields MVAGLYPSVLLLMGLQRQLCDGTVIYSSVGASVALPCGTNAHRSCSAVLWRFREMFMFDDDLVQDGKVTDIKTNRARRLRVGPDCSLLISNLTSEDGGQYTCQDGAISPSTSLQLLNITVTPNTGLIARTTVSLNCYLSVATGLVFCNHTGISFRWVSENGAELWGNRYKISHLSACHSTMAVELTRTDHNKHWRCQLIEGKEVKTTQSYVTKLIDGVEEVFASVGGSVTLPCTDIATPGAGEIFQWSVGEKTLITQIQEDHVTSSDENDATTLADRKIQGFIMKPDSSLLIKSVTPAHSGYYQCSQLNGSGLIFTHRRILFHTLEADYALPVIVSCVLLLILLLCVAVMGTCWKRKHKTHTESAYANFRVEKNMALYEECGEPACRTDPEKRNLEGEQSEAISTVYVLQSAVNQE; encoded by the exons ATGGTCGCAGGCCTGTATCCCTCGGTTCTGCTTCTGATGGGATTACAAAGGCAATTATGTG atGGGACAGTAATCTACTCATCAGTAGGGGCCAGTGTGGCTCTACCATGTGGCACAAATGCCCACAGATCCTGCTCAGCAGTCCTTTGGAGATTCAGGGAGATGTTCATGTTTGATGATGATTTAGTCCAAGATGGGAAGGTGACAGACATCAAGACGAACAGAGCCAGGAGACTGAGGGTGGGTCCAGACTGCTCGCTGCTCATATCTAATCTGACTTCAGAGGATGGAGGACAGTACACCTGCCAGGATGGAGCCATCTCTCCCAGCACAAGTCTTCAGCTGCTCAACA TTACCGTGACCCCAAACACTGGCCTCATTGCCAGAACAACAGTCTCTCTAAATTGCTACTTGTCTGTCGCCACTGGCCTTGTGTTTTGCAACCACACTGGGATAAGTTTCCGCTGGGTAAGTGAGAATGGTGCCGAGTTATGGGGCAACAGGTATAAGATCTCCCATCTATCTGCATGCCACTCCACAATGGCAGTGGAACTCACAAGGACAGACCATAATAAGCACTGGAGGTGTCAACTGATTGAGGGGAAGGAAGTGAAGACAACACAGAGCTATGTCACCAAACTCATAG ATGGTGTAGAGGAAGTGTTTGCATCAGTGGGAGGGTCTGTGACTTTGCCCTGCACTGACATTGCAACCCCTGGCGCAGGAGAAATTTTTCAGTGGTCTGTTGGAGAAAAGACACTGATCACTCAGATCCAGGAAGATCATGTCACATCGTCAGATGAGAATGATGCCACAACCCTGGCCGACAGAAAGATCCAAGGTTTTATAATGAAGCCAGACTCTTCATTACTAATTAAGTCTGTGACCCCAGCACACTCCGGGTATTACCAGTGTTCACAACTCAATGGCTCAGGCCTCATCTTCACACACAGAAGAATActgttccacacactggagG CGGATTATGCTTTGCCTGTTATAGTAAGCTGCGTCCTTCTACTGATACTGTTACTCTGTGTTGCTGTTATGGGAACCTGTTGGAAGAGGAAGCACAAGACACACACTG AAAGTGCATATGCCAATTTCAGAGTGGAGAAAAAT ATGGCTCTTTATGAGGAGTGTGGGGAGCCAGCCTGTAGGACAGATCCAGAGAAAAGGAACCTGGAAGGCGAACAGTCAGAAGCAATAAGCACCGTTTATGTCCTGCAGTCAGCTGTGAACCAGGAATAA
- the LOC118231215 gene encoding uncharacterized protein LOC118231215 isoform X2 — translation MVAGLYPSVLLLMGLQRQLCDGTVIYSSVGASVALPCGTNAHRSCSAVLWRFREMFMFDDDLVQDGKVTDIKTNRARRLRVGPDCSLLISNLTSEDGGQYTCQDGAISPSTSLQLLNITVTPNTGLIARTTVSLNCYLSVATGLVFCNHTGISFRWVSENGAELWGNRYKISHLSACHSTMAVELTRTDHNKHWRCQLIEGKEVKTTQSYVTKLIDGVEEVFASVGGSVTLPCTDIATPGAGEIFQWSVGEKTLITQIQEDHVTSSDENDATTLADRKIQGFIMKPDSSLLIKSVTPAHSGYYQCSQLNGSGLIFTHRRILFHTLEVNRDHAGVPPQQNFSFTLTCSLTCADACDKNMNLTWSHSAGGHQGASSVVQVNNTLMSQLFVPELRVSERLACIVLREGAEKARQEWAVQADYALPVIVSCVLLLILLLCVAVMGTCWKRKHKTHTESAYANFRVEKNMALYEECGEPACRTDPEKRNLEGEQSEAISTVYVLQSAVNQE, via the exons ATGGTCGCAGGCCTGTATCCCTCGGTTCTGCTTCTGATGGGATTACAAAGGCAATTATGTG atGGGACAGTAATCTACTCATCAGTAGGGGCCAGTGTGGCTCTACCATGTGGCACAAATGCCCACAGATCCTGCTCAGCAGTCCTTTGGAGATTCAGGGAGATGTTCATGTTTGATGATGATTTAGTCCAAGATGGGAAGGTGACAGACATCAAGACGAACAGAGCCAGGAGACTGAGGGTGGGTCCAGACTGCTCGCTGCTCATATCTAATCTGACTTCAGAGGATGGAGGACAGTACACCTGCCAGGATGGAGCCATCTCTCCCAGCACAAGTCTTCAGCTGCTCAACA TTACCGTGACCCCAAACACTGGCCTCATTGCCAGAACAACAGTCTCTCTAAATTGCTACTTGTCTGTCGCCACTGGCCTTGTGTTTTGCAACCACACTGGGATAAGTTTCCGCTGGGTAAGTGAGAATGGTGCCGAGTTATGGGGCAACAGGTATAAGATCTCCCATCTATCTGCATGCCACTCCACAATGGCAGTGGAACTCACAAGGACAGACCATAATAAGCACTGGAGGTGTCAACTGATTGAGGGGAAGGAAGTGAAGACAACACAGAGCTATGTCACCAAACTCATAG ATGGTGTAGAGGAAGTGTTTGCATCAGTGGGAGGGTCTGTGACTTTGCCCTGCACTGACATTGCAACCCCTGGCGCAGGAGAAATTTTTCAGTGGTCTGTTGGAGAAAAGACACTGATCACTCAGATCCAGGAAGATCATGTCACATCGTCAGATGAGAATGATGCCACAACCCTGGCCGACAGAAAGATCCAAGGTTTTATAATGAAGCCAGACTCTTCATTACTAATTAAGTCTGTGACCCCAGCACACTCCGGGTATTACCAGTGTTCACAACTCAATGGCTCAGGCCTCATCTTCACACACAGAAGAATActgttccacacactggagG TGAATAGAGACCACGCCGGTGTTCCTCCCCAGCAAAACTTCAGCTTCACTCTAACCTGCTCACTCACCTGCGCAGATGCCTGtgataaaaacatgaatttgacTTGGAGTCACAGTGCAGGAGGCCACCAAGGTGCCAGCAGTGTTGTGCAAGTAAACAACACCCTGATGTCCCAGCTGTTTGTCCCTGAGCTTCGGGTCTCGGAGAGGCTTGCGTGCATCGTGCTGAGAGAGGGGGCTGAAAAAGCCAGGCAAGAGTGGGCAGTACAAG CGGATTATGCTTTGCCTGTTATAGTAAGCTGCGTCCTTCTACTGATACTGTTACTCTGTGTTGCTGTTATGGGAACCTGTTGGAAGAGGAAGCACAAGACACACACTG AAAGTGCATATGCCAATTTCAGAGTGGAGAAAAAT ATGGCTCTTTATGAGGAGTGTGGGGAGCCAGCCTGTAGGACAGATCCAGAGAAAAGGAACCTGGAAGGCGAACAGTCAGAAGCAATAAGCACCGTTTATGTCCTGCAGTCAGCTGTGAACCAGGAATAA
- the LOC118231215 gene encoding uncharacterized protein LOC118231215 isoform X3, translating into MVAGLYPSVLLLMGLQRQLCDGTVIYSSVGASVALPCGTNAHRSCSAVLWRFREMFMFDDDLVQDGKVTDIKTNRARRLRVGPDCSLLISNLTSEDGGQYTCQDGAISPSTSLQLLNITVTPNTGLIARTTVSLNCYLSVATGLVFCNHTGISFRWVSENGAELWGNRYKISHLSACHSTMAVELTRTDHNKHWRCQLIEGKEVKTTQSYVTKLIDGVEEVFASVGGSVTLPCTDIATPGAGEIFQWSVGEKTLITQIQEDHVTSSDENDATTLADRKIQGFIMKPDSSLLIKSVTPAHSGYYQCSQLNGSGLIFTHRRILFHTLEVPNSLSVNRDHAGVPPQQNFSFTLTCSLTCADACDKNMNLTWSHSAGGHQGASSVVQVNNTLMSQLFVPELRVSERLACIVLREGAEKARQEWAVQADYALPVIVSCVLLLILLLCVAVMGTCWKRKHKTHTVLFHVTALPTLCCSRARL; encoded by the exons ATGGTCGCAGGCCTGTATCCCTCGGTTCTGCTTCTGATGGGATTACAAAGGCAATTATGTG atGGGACAGTAATCTACTCATCAGTAGGGGCCAGTGTGGCTCTACCATGTGGCACAAATGCCCACAGATCCTGCTCAGCAGTCCTTTGGAGATTCAGGGAGATGTTCATGTTTGATGATGATTTAGTCCAAGATGGGAAGGTGACAGACATCAAGACGAACAGAGCCAGGAGACTGAGGGTGGGTCCAGACTGCTCGCTGCTCATATCTAATCTGACTTCAGAGGATGGAGGACAGTACACCTGCCAGGATGGAGCCATCTCTCCCAGCACAAGTCTTCAGCTGCTCAACA TTACCGTGACCCCAAACACTGGCCTCATTGCCAGAACAACAGTCTCTCTAAATTGCTACTTGTCTGTCGCCACTGGCCTTGTGTTTTGCAACCACACTGGGATAAGTTTCCGCTGGGTAAGTGAGAATGGTGCCGAGTTATGGGGCAACAGGTATAAGATCTCCCATCTATCTGCATGCCACTCCACAATGGCAGTGGAACTCACAAGGACAGACCATAATAAGCACTGGAGGTGTCAACTGATTGAGGGGAAGGAAGTGAAGACAACACAGAGCTATGTCACCAAACTCATAG ATGGTGTAGAGGAAGTGTTTGCATCAGTGGGAGGGTCTGTGACTTTGCCCTGCACTGACATTGCAACCCCTGGCGCAGGAGAAATTTTTCAGTGGTCTGTTGGAGAAAAGACACTGATCACTCAGATCCAGGAAGATCATGTCACATCGTCAGATGAGAATGATGCCACAACCCTGGCCGACAGAAAGATCCAAGGTTTTATAATGAAGCCAGACTCTTCATTACTAATTAAGTCTGTGACCCCAGCACACTCCGGGTATTACCAGTGTTCACAACTCAATGGCTCAGGCCTCATCTTCACACACAGAAGAATActgttccacacactggagG TTCCCAATTCTCTCTCAGTGAATAGAGACCACGCCGGTGTTCCTCCCCAGCAAAACTTCAGCTTCACTCTAACCTGCTCACTCACCTGCGCAGATGCCTGtgataaaaacatgaatttgacTTGGAGTCACAGTGCAGGAGGCCACCAAGGTGCCAGCAGTGTTGTGCAAGTAAACAACACCCTGATGTCCCAGCTGTTTGTCCCTGAGCTTCGGGTCTCGGAGAGGCTTGCGTGCATCGTGCTGAGAGAGGGGGCTGAAAAAGCCAGGCAAGAGTGGGCAGTACAAG CGGATTATGCTTTGCCTGTTATAGTAAGCTGCGTCCTTCTACTGATACTGTTACTCTGTGTTGCTGTTATGGGAACCTGTTGGAAGAGGAAGCACAAGACACACACTG TCTTGTTCCATGTGACGGCCCTCCCCACTCTGTGTTGCTCCAGAGCCAGGTTGTAA
- the LOC118231240 gene encoding zinc-binding protein A33-like, which translates to MTSGEETGLAMSLVNEVTCQLCSSLYVDPVRLDCEHNYCRQCIIDYWKKGERRELGEMEEKNNSGFTCPLCCEIFPQFTLKSNKLLATIVDRMRGLGMHHHKVPLEGPRKCPSSKSALVRRGEKEGGRGLCSVHWEPLKMYCEEERIGICVVCAVSKEHRTHRLAPIEEVLTQCQENFQMVVRHFESQKDEIKKLYQKSEEEIQEIKSQSVSLQAHLIQETDHLLHCIQRERERLCSMLQRDTERLLALRQKALAHLSQETDTLTQEVTSLSARFQEEGHDPAALINDVQEVTVRIQAQFGVLDGEVKDWFDLGIYKGPIQYFLWKKLEEVIQPGLCTLTLDPATANPFLSLSNDLTTARYSHTPKEGLSMGEARFEFSPCVLAKHGFSSGRHYWEVEVGDQPDWDVGVASETAERDGWVVLSPENGYWTVGNKGVRRVGVYLDYEAGQLSFYNTEDMSPLFSFLGENFKDTLYPFFYPSADSSAQPLKLLNPRT; encoded by the exons ATGACATCAGGAGAAGAGACAGGGTTGGCCATGAGTTTGGTCAATGAAGTGACCTGTCAATTGTGCTCCTCCCTCTATGTGGACCCAGTCAGACTTGATTGTGAACACAACTACTGCCGGCAGTGCATCATAGATTActggaagaaaggagagaggagggagctaGGAGAGATGGAAGAAAAGAACAATAGCGGATTCACCTGCCCTTTATGTTGTGAAATTTTTCCCCAGTTTACCTTGAAAAGTAACAAGCTCCTTGCCACCATTGTGGATAGAATGCGTGGCTTGGGAATGCACCACCACAAGGTTCCACTAGAGGGACCCAGAAAGTGCCCTTCCTCAAAGAGTGCATTGGTCAGGAGGGGtgaaaaggagggaggaagaggattGTGTTCTGTCCACTGGGAACCCTTGAAGATGTACTGTGAGGAAGAGCGGATAGGgatttgtgtggtgtgtgctgtcTCCAAAGAGCACCGCACCCACAGACTGGCGCCCATAGAGGAGGTTTTGACGCAGTGTCAG GAGAATTTCCAAATGGTTGTGAGACATTTTGAGAGCCAGAAGGACGAAATTAAGAAACTTTACCAGAAGAGTGAGGAAGAAATCCAAGAAATCAAG AGCCAGTCTGTTTCCCTCCAAGCCCATCTCATCCAGGAGACTGATCACCTGCTGCACTGCATCCAGAGGGAACGGGAGAGGCTGTGCTCCATGctacagagagacacagagagactgctGGCCCTTAGGCAGAAAGCCTTGGCTCATCTCTCACAGGAAACTGACACCCTGACACAGGAAGTTACCTCACTCAGTGCTAGATTTCAGGAAGAAGGGCATGATCCTGCAGCACTGATCAAT GATGTTCAAGAAGTGACAGTGAG AATACAAGCACAGTTTGGAGTGCTGGATGGTGAGGTCAAAGATTGGTTTGACCTGGGAATCTATAAAGGGCCCATTCAATACTTTCTGTGGAAGAAATTAGAAGAAGTGATTCAACCAG GTCTCTGTACTTTGACCCTTGACCCAGCCACTGCCAATCcattcctgtctctctccaatGACCTCACAACTGCCCGCTACAGCCACACCCCCAAGGAAGGGTTGTCCATGGGAGAGGCCCGTTTTGAGTTCAGCCCATGCGTACTGGCCAAACATGGCTTTTCCTCAGGCCGTCACTACTGGGAGGTAGAGGTGGGAGACCAACCGGACTgggatgtgggtgtggccagtgAAACAGCAGAGCGGGATGGCTGGGTGGTTTTGTCCCCTGAAAATGGGTACTGGACTGTGGGCAACAAGGGGGTGAGGAGGGTCGGTGTGTACCTAGATTATGAGGCAGGCCAATTGTCCTTTTACAACACAGAAGACATGAGTCCACTGTTCTCCTTCTTGGGGGAAAATTTCAAAGACACCTTGTATCCATTCTTTTATCCCAGTGCAGATTCCAGTGCCCAGCCTCTCAAGCTGCTAAATCCAAGAACTTAA